In a genomic window of Pseudoglutamicibacter albus:
- a CDS encoding tyrosine-type recombinase/integrase yields the protein MDDLYRDFEEYEHSRGLTVSTIYSRESKYRVHARPVLGSMPVIEVTPKVIMDWYDRLHEDKGDGVSHDVFSMVRTMFNYAIGKARGLPYDFDRVIERSPFEGLEMKRRSPVKDPNRVRIATPEQVAGIAAEMKPHVRFAVYIAAWAGLRMGEVLELRRSDFYTTQGRNGTQYFISIKRQVQHRGGGAQEQSPLSCCF from the coding sequence GTGGATGACCTCTACCGAGACTTCGAGGAATACGAACACTCTCGAGGACTGACCGTCAGCACGATCTACTCCAGAGAATCGAAGTACCGAGTCCACGCCCGTCCCGTGCTCGGATCAATGCCAGTCATAGAAGTCACCCCCAAGGTCATCATGGACTGGTACGACAGACTGCACGAAGACAAAGGGGACGGAGTCAGCCACGATGTTTTTAGCATGGTGCGCACGATGTTCAACTACGCGATTGGCAAGGCCCGCGGTCTACCGTATGACTTCGATCGAGTGATCGAGCGCTCGCCGTTCGAGGGGCTGGAGATGAAACGCCGCTCCCCGGTGAAGGATCCTAACCGGGTACGCATCGCCACACCTGAGCAGGTCGCAGGAATCGCCGCAGAGATGAAGCCTCACGTCCGCTTCGCCGTCTACATCGCCGCATGGGCGGGGCTACGCATGGGCGAAGTGCTCGAGCTACGTCGCAGCGACTTCTACACCACACAGGGACGAAACGGCACACAGTACTTCATCTCCATCAAACGGCAGGTTCAGCACCGCGGGGGCGGGGCACAAGAGCAGTCACCGCTCTCATGTTGTTTTTAA
- a CDS encoding FAD-binding dehydrogenase: MDADLIVVGAGLAGLVAAREAIRGGLSVAVLDQENRQNLGGQAFWSFGGMFLIDTPQQRRLGVKDSAELAHSDWSGTAGFDRLDDSDGLAQDRWAKRWAYEYVEFAAGEKASYLAEHGIKFTPVVGWAERGGTSADGHGNSVPRFHVPWGTGTGIVKPFINFALQAEKDGKLRFHFRHRVTGLVTESGRVVGVEGDVLENSARDRGRSSTRTRTGGFTITAPAVVMATGGIGANTELVRANWPERLGSAPRNMICGVPDYVDGSGLIAAEAAGARWVNKDRMWHYTEGIINYDPVWPHHGIRILPGPTPLWFDARGRRLPHPNLPGYDTLETLKYLRTTEDIKDYEHSWFIVNERILAKEFALSGSEQNPDITSGKMARVLASRLSSGISGPVRRFQRQGQDFLTAETLEKLVPQMNQLVGEELIDGDELRAQIQARDLQIDNPFSKDAQIQGIHNSRAFRGDRMIRTTKPHKLLDPAAGPLVAVRLHILTRKSLGGLQTDLASRVIGSDGEVLPGLWAAGEAAGFGGGGVHGYRALEGTFLGGAVFSGLLAGRSLVETLH, translated from the coding sequence ATGGACGCAGACCTCATTGTTGTAGGTGCAGGGCTGGCGGGACTCGTCGCTGCGAGAGAAGCGATTCGGGGCGGACTCTCAGTAGCTGTCCTGGATCAAGAGAACCGACAGAACCTCGGGGGCCAGGCGTTCTGGTCGTTCGGCGGAATGTTCCTGATCGATACACCACAACAGCGCCGCCTAGGCGTCAAGGACTCGGCCGAGCTTGCGCACTCAGACTGGAGCGGAACCGCCGGCTTCGACCGACTCGATGACTCGGATGGGCTTGCCCAAGACCGGTGGGCGAAACGGTGGGCCTATGAATACGTCGAATTCGCTGCAGGGGAGAAAGCCTCATACCTGGCTGAACACGGCATCAAGTTCACGCCGGTTGTCGGTTGGGCTGAACGCGGAGGAACATCAGCGGACGGGCACGGAAACTCCGTGCCGCGCTTCCATGTCCCTTGGGGGACAGGCACCGGCATCGTGAAGCCATTCATCAACTTCGCACTGCAAGCAGAGAAAGACGGCAAACTCCGGTTCCACTTCCGCCACCGCGTTACCGGGCTTGTGACTGAAAGCGGGCGCGTCGTCGGTGTAGAAGGCGACGTCCTCGAGAACTCGGCGCGAGACCGCGGACGCAGCTCGACTCGTACGCGCACTGGAGGGTTCACAATCACCGCGCCTGCCGTCGTGATGGCGACCGGCGGTATCGGAGCCAACACCGAACTGGTACGTGCCAACTGGCCCGAACGCCTCGGGTCTGCGCCACGGAACATGATCTGCGGGGTTCCGGACTACGTCGACGGATCAGGCCTGATCGCAGCAGAAGCCGCGGGTGCACGATGGGTCAATAAAGACCGCATGTGGCACTACACGGAGGGGATCATCAACTATGATCCGGTGTGGCCGCACCACGGTATCCGGATCCTGCCGGGCCCAACGCCGCTGTGGTTCGATGCGCGCGGCAGAAGGCTCCCGCACCCTAACCTGCCCGGATATGACACCCTCGAGACCCTCAAGTATCTGCGCACAACGGAAGATATTAAGGACTATGAGCATTCGTGGTTCATCGTCAACGAACGGATCCTCGCGAAAGAATTCGCGCTCTCCGGCTCCGAACAAAACCCGGACATCACATCGGGGAAGATGGCCAGAGTGCTCGCCTCACGCTTGTCTTCCGGAATCTCCGGACCGGTGCGGCGCTTCCAACGCCAAGGCCAGGACTTCTTGACCGCCGAAACCCTAGAGAAGCTCGTGCCGCAAATGAATCAGTTGGTCGGGGAAGAGCTCATCGACGGCGATGAGCTGCGGGCGCAGATTCAGGCACGCGACCTGCAGATCGACAACCCGTTCTCGAAAGACGCCCAAATCCAGGGGATCCACAACTCCCGGGCTTTCCGCGGCGACCGGATGATCCGCACCACCAAGCCGCACAAGCTCCTCGACCCAGCGGCGGGGCCGCTTGTTGCGGTGCGGCTTCACATCCTCACACGCAAATCGCTAGGCGGCCTGCAGACAGACCTGGCATCACGGGTTATCGGAAGCGACGGCGAGGTCTTGCCGGGGCTTTGGGCGGCTGGCGAAGCCGCTGGCTTCGGCGGTGGAGGCGTGCACGGTTATCGAGCGCTCGAAGGCACGTTCCTGGGTGGTGCGGTGTTCTCGGGCCTACTAGCGGGCCGCTCACTCGTTGAAACGCTACATTGA
- a CDS encoding FecCD family ABC transporter permease: MIASLYLGARSLSMGEVTSILLHGPHHAPHSTAGAEQAGIVWDLRVPRTLLAVFAGAALAMAGAIAQSWTRNPLADPGIIGVNAGAGFAVAVSLTVGWATTVGHRAVAGLIGAAIAALVVLLISRVSRDPLTLVLVGVGVTFTLQAATNMLSLYSSDTLEGLRRWTVGSTAGRGMDDVLMAAVGLALGALCAALAARPLDLLAMGEDAARSLGGSPARARLLAAAAVVILAGSATATVGLVTFVGFAVPHLLRPVTGPGLTRLLVPTAVVGGAATLLADIVGRFVLQPNELEMSIVLAIGCAPIMVAAVRRRRGISGSKDAEVAV, translated from the coding sequence ATGATCGCCTCCTTGTACCTAGGGGCCCGCAGCCTGTCGATGGGGGAGGTGACCAGCATCCTCCTGCACGGACCGCACCACGCGCCACATTCCACCGCTGGCGCAGAGCAGGCAGGGATTGTTTGGGACCTGCGCGTGCCCCGCACTCTCTTGGCTGTGTTCGCGGGCGCAGCCCTCGCCATGGCGGGAGCGATCGCGCAGAGCTGGACACGCAACCCCTTGGCGGACCCCGGCATCATCGGTGTCAACGCCGGCGCGGGATTCGCGGTCGCCGTCTCACTCACCGTGGGGTGGGCGACGACGGTCGGGCACCGGGCAGTGGCAGGGCTTATCGGTGCGGCCATTGCCGCGCTGGTCGTCCTGCTTATCTCCCGGGTCTCCCGCGACCCATTGACGCTGGTGCTGGTAGGCGTCGGCGTCACCTTCACCCTGCAAGCAGCCACGAATATGCTGAGCCTCTATTCCTCCGACACCCTGGAGGGACTGCGCCGCTGGACCGTCGGCTCCACCGCAGGGCGCGGTATGGATGACGTGCTGATGGCTGCTGTCGGCCTAGCCCTCGGGGCACTGTGCGCGGCGTTAGCGGCACGGCCACTGGACCTTCTGGCCATGGGTGAGGATGCGGCTCGTTCCCTGGGTGGCTCGCCCGCCCGAGCACGTCTGCTCGCCGCCGCTGCGGTGGTTATTCTTGCCGGTTCGGCGACCGCCACCGTGGGGCTTGTTACTTTTGTGGGCTTTGCCGTACCGCATTTGCTGCGGCCTGTCACCGGCCCTGGGCTTACGCGCTTGCTGGTGCCCACCGCGGTGGTTGGCGGCGCTGCCACGTTGTTGGCAGACATTGTTGGTCGTTTCGTGCTGCAGCCGAATGAACTCGAGATGTCGATTGTTCTGGCTATCGGCTGTGCGCCCATTATGGTCGCGGCGGTTCGTCGTCGGCGAGGCATTTCGGGCTCGAAAGACGCGGAGGTGGCAGTGTGA
- a CDS encoding excisionase family DNA-binding protein: MITTKQQNKLTEQLSAEQAAERLNVSLRTIRRLIARGELRAYRIQLDAARIYPGSLRPRRTA; encoded by the coding sequence GTGATCACCACCAAACAGCAAAACAAACTCACCGAACAGCTGAGCGCCGAACAGGCGGCTGAGAGGCTCAACGTCAGCCTTCGCACGATTAGGCGGCTCATCGCCCGCGGAGAGCTGAGGGCGTATCGTATCCAGCTCGATGCAGCGAGAATCTATCCTGGAAGTCTCCGACCTCGGCGCACTGCCTAG
- a CDS encoding DsbA family protein yields MAKNPPRSSNNQDRVQAAREQAEQQRIATQKAQRRRANLIKAAIAATVLIVVAVAVVIIIALKNQDEEQHSESSYPKTGNEYGGVVFTSPNEAKEFNLSGTVKRPEGDPPAPAEDVNISGADANAKPVQVIVYADPACPHCFEFERAFGPLLNQKLEAGEITLEQRMVPYLDRGSPSNFSSRAVNMLACVADAKPDAYNAVLNDVFETHMNQGELKNQELIDLAKKHGVEGKIDSCVTEGRFRPWIANADHQAREDGVRGTPSVFVNGERWDGEQEPSFENWLQTKIDDAK; encoded by the coding sequence ATGGCAAAGAATCCACCGCGTTCCTCGAATAATCAGGACCGTGTTCAGGCCGCCCGTGAACAAGCGGAGCAGCAGCGCATCGCAACGCAGAAGGCGCAGCGCCGCCGCGCTAACCTCATCAAGGCCGCTATTGCCGCTACCGTGCTGATCGTTGTCGCGGTAGCCGTGGTGATCATCATCGCCCTCAAGAACCAGGACGAAGAGCAGCATTCAGAAAGCTCGTACCCTAAGACCGGTAACGAATACGGCGGTGTGGTTTTCACGAGCCCGAACGAAGCGAAAGAATTCAACCTCAGCGGCACAGTCAAACGCCCGGAAGGGGATCCGCCTGCTCCTGCAGAGGACGTGAACATTAGTGGCGCTGACGCGAACGCTAAACCGGTCCAGGTGATCGTTTACGCTGACCCTGCGTGCCCGCACTGCTTCGAATTCGAGAGGGCTTTTGGCCCGCTGTTGAACCAGAAGCTTGAAGCAGGCGAGATCACGTTGGAACAACGCATGGTCCCGTACCTGGACCGCGGCTCACCAAGCAACTTCTCCTCGCGTGCCGTCAACATGCTCGCGTGTGTGGCTGACGCTAAGCCGGACGCATACAACGCTGTTCTCAACGACGTGTTCGAGACACACATGAACCAGGGCGAGCTGAAGAACCAGGAACTCATCGATCTTGCCAAGAAGCACGGCGTTGAAGGCAAGATTGACAGCTGCGTCACCGAAGGCCGCTTCCGCCCATGGATCGCAAACGCCGACCACCAGGCACGTGAAGATGGTGTGCGTGGAACCCCAAGCGTCTTTGTGAACGGCGAACGGTGGGACGGCGAACAAGAACCGAGCTTCGAGAACTGGCTCCAGACCAAAATCGATGACGCCAAGTAG
- a CDS encoding IS481 family transposase — MSHPNAPLTAEGRRRLAVLIVEEGWTIRRAAERFQVSPATASKWAKRYLVGAPLTDRSCRPRRCPNRLSVRRERRIIALRFTRQWGPHRISYHLGIPRSTVGRVLARYQMPLLAHIDRGTGLPIRTPHIARYEKQAPGELVHVDIKKLGRIPDGGGHRMLGPEARKNGGYGKHGRGYAFLHHAIDDYSRLAYSEILTDEKKQTAAGFWQRAQEFFAQAGITVQAVMTDNGACYRSRLFNNTLGTKIKHQFTKPYRPQTNGKVERFNRTLTQEWAYAKTYYSDEARAATYEAWLHHYNHHRPHTGIGGQTPAQRVHNLTGNYT; from the coding sequence ATGTCTCACCCTAATGCACCCTTGACTGCTGAGGGTCGCCGGCGTCTTGCCGTGCTTATCGTCGAGGAAGGCTGGACGATTCGTCGAGCCGCCGAACGTTTCCAAGTCTCACCGGCTACCGCATCGAAATGGGCCAAACGCTACCTCGTCGGCGCCCCACTGACGGATCGGTCCTGCAGGCCACGTCGCTGTCCTAACCGGTTGTCTGTTCGCCGAGAACGCCGGATTATTGCGCTGCGGTTCACCCGCCAGTGGGGCCCACACCGGATCAGTTACCACTTGGGTATCCCACGGTCCACGGTTGGTAGAGTCTTGGCCCGGTACCAGATGCCGTTACTGGCCCATATCGATCGAGGAACAGGACTGCCCATCAGGACACCGCACATCGCGCGGTATGAGAAACAAGCCCCAGGTGAGCTGGTGCATGTTGATATCAAGAAACTTGGGCGGATCCCCGATGGTGGTGGCCACCGTATGCTTGGACCCGAGGCGCGCAAGAACGGTGGGTATGGAAAACACGGCAGGGGCTATGCCTTCTTACATCACGCCATCGATGACTATTCGAGACTCGCGTATTCAGAGATCCTTACCGATGAGAAGAAACAGACCGCGGCCGGGTTCTGGCAACGCGCTCAGGAGTTTTTCGCTCAAGCTGGGATCACCGTACAGGCAGTGATGACCGATAACGGCGCCTGCTACCGCTCACGCCTGTTCAACAACACGCTCGGGACAAAGATTAAACACCAGTTCACCAAGCCCTACCGGCCTCAGACCAACGGCAAAGTCGAACGCTTCAACCGTACTCTGACCCAAGAATGGGCCTACGCTAAGACCTATTACAGTGACGAAGCCCGAGCAGCGACCTACGAAGCCTGGCTACATCACTATAATCACCACCGACCCCACACCGGAATCGGAGGCCAAACCCCCGCCCAACGCGTTCACAACCTCACGGGGAACTACACCTAG
- a CDS encoding iron-siderophore ABC transporter substrate-binding protein, translated as MFLKKTLSRRAAIKTTAALAVSALVLTGCARGEVQASGGEGAGNERIAAVGLGDADTLLALGIQPVLVAPWGAEGDVDASGVGPWATDKLGDEKPETVYGTGNGFTAEVLEKISAADPDKIIAVNSAVDEQAKKALNDIAPTTVKPEGTTDWQIPWRDQVAQIARAVDKKEEGDKLVEETQKAFEDFRKQHPELKGKRAAIVMPYEGKIGLYTSGDGRGQFIENLGFDIPKELEGNGGEFYRDIAPENYNELNNVDYLFVLDYQGAAETLKKDPTFSKLEVVREGKVYWMEDNVGNAMSMPNPLTIPWAVEKFSDAV; from the coding sequence ATGTTCCTGAAGAAGACTCTGAGCCGCCGCGCGGCTATCAAGACCACAGCAGCTCTGGCTGTATCCGCCCTCGTTCTCACCGGTTGCGCGCGAGGGGAGGTGCAGGCCTCAGGAGGGGAAGGGGCAGGCAATGAGCGGATCGCGGCAGTTGGGCTCGGGGACGCCGATACACTGCTCGCTCTCGGAATCCAGCCTGTCCTGGTAGCGCCGTGGGGTGCGGAGGGCGATGTGGATGCCTCGGGCGTTGGCCCATGGGCAACCGACAAGCTTGGGGACGAGAAGCCAGAAACTGTCTACGGCACCGGTAACGGCTTCACTGCTGAAGTTCTGGAAAAGATTTCGGCTGCCGATCCCGACAAGATCATCGCTGTGAACAGCGCCGTGGATGAGCAGGCGAAGAAGGCTCTCAACGACATTGCCCCAACCACCGTCAAGCCAGAGGGGACAACGGACTGGCAGATCCCGTGGCGAGACCAGGTAGCCCAGATCGCGAGGGCTGTGGATAAGAAGGAGGAAGGGGACAAGCTCGTCGAGGAGACGCAGAAGGCTTTCGAGGACTTCCGAAAGCAGCACCCCGAGCTCAAGGGCAAGCGCGCAGCTATCGTCATGCCCTACGAGGGCAAGATTGGCCTGTACACCTCCGGCGATGGTCGAGGGCAGTTCATCGAGAACTTGGGCTTCGACATTCCGAAGGAGCTTGAGGGCAATGGCGGTGAGTTCTACCGCGACATCGCTCCCGAGAACTACAACGAGCTCAACAACGTGGATTACCTCTTTGTGCTCGATTACCAGGGGGCAGCAGAAACTCTGAAGAAGGATCCAACCTTCAGCAAGCTCGAGGTGGTTCGCGAGGGCAAGGTGTACTGGATGGAGGACAACGTCGGTAACGCGATGAGCATGCCCAACCCCCTGACCATCCCGTGGGCCGTCGAGAAGTTCTCCGACGCGGTCTAG